In the Deinococcus ficus genome, one interval contains:
- a CDS encoding aspartate kinase: MSQTGHSLLVMKFGGTNMGDAAAIRHSASLAARSVDEGVKVIVVVSAMAGVTNQLLKIADDAQKGDIAAANDEIAAMRTRHFTAAQELGASPDSAAVREIREMHETLRQAVYGVYLLRELTPRSRDLIVAFGERLSAPLMSLALEQSGHRAKHLTGGEAGILTDTNFGNAKPLPTTYERIKDRLSGFMAAGVIPVVSGFMGETEKGAITTLGRGGTDFSATIIGKALHADEVWGWKDVDGVMSADPRVVADARNVDTLSYGEVMELAYFGAKVLHPLAVTPLQDSGIPLRLKNSRDPDFPGTLVQAEPNNDQAHPVKAVTAIRNVSLINVTGAGALGVPQVVASLFDAIARVNITLLMVSQSSSMSNVSIAVQSGDAERTLSALREVGGDLRIEEQDGVAVLAIVGSGMRGQKGVSARMFTALADADVNILMISQGSSELNVSVAINGAEVDQATRAVHAAFRLNEAPVAAD; encoded by the coding sequence ATGAGCCAAACCGGTCACTCCCTTCTGGTCATGAAGTTCGGCGGGACGAACATGGGCGACGCGGCCGCCATCCGCCACAGCGCCTCCCTGGCCGCCCGCAGCGTGGACGAGGGCGTGAAGGTCATCGTGGTCGTCTCCGCCATGGCCGGCGTCACCAACCAGCTTCTGAAGATCGCCGACGACGCCCAGAAAGGCGACATCGCCGCGGCGAACGACGAGATCGCCGCCATGCGCACCCGGCACTTCACGGCCGCGCAGGAACTCGGTGCCAGCCCCGACAGCGCCGCCGTGCGCGAGATCCGCGAGATGCACGAGACGCTGCGGCAGGCCGTGTACGGCGTGTACCTCCTGCGTGAACTCACGCCCCGCAGCCGCGACCTGATCGTGGCGTTCGGCGAGCGCCTCAGCGCGCCCCTGATGAGCCTGGCCCTCGAACAGTCCGGGCACCGCGCCAAGCACCTCACGGGCGGCGAGGCCGGCATCCTCACCGACACGAACTTCGGAAACGCCAAGCCGCTGCCCACCACCTACGAGCGCATCAAGGACCGCCTCAGCGGCTTCATGGCGGCCGGCGTCATCCCGGTCGTGTCCGGGTTCATGGGCGAAACCGAGAAGGGGGCGATCACCACCCTGGGCCGCGGCGGCACGGACTTCAGCGCCACGATCATCGGCAAGGCCCTGCACGCCGACGAGGTGTGGGGCTGGAAGGACGTGGACGGCGTCATGAGCGCCGACCCCCGCGTGGTCGCGGACGCCCGGAACGTGGACACCCTCAGTTACGGCGAGGTGATGGAACTCGCGTACTTCGGCGCCAAGGTCCTGCACCCCCTGGCCGTCACGCCCCTGCAGGACAGCGGCATTCCGCTGCGGCTGAAGAACAGCCGCGACCCGGACTTCCCCGGCACGCTGGTGCAGGCCGAACCGAACAACGACCAGGCGCACCCCGTGAAGGCCGTGACCGCCATCCGCAACGTGTCCCTGATCAACGTGACGGGCGCCGGCGCGCTGGGCGTACCGCAGGTCGTGGCGAGCCTGTTCGACGCGATCGCCCGCGTGAACATCACGCTGCTGATGGTCTCGCAGAGCAGCAGCATGAGCAACGTGTCCATCGCCGTGCAGAGCGGTGACGCCGAACGCACCCTCAGTGCCCTGCGCGAGGTCGGCGGGGACCTGCGCATCGAGGAGCAGGACGGCGTGGCCGTGCTCGCCATCGTGGGCAGCGGCATGCGCGGACAGAAAGGCGTGTCCGCCAGAATGTTCACCGCGCTGGCCGACGCGGACGTGAACATCCTGATGATCTCCCAGGGCAGCAGCGAGCTGAACGTCAGCGTGGCCATCAACGGCGCCGAGGTGGACCAGGCCACCCGCGCCGTGCACGCAGCCTTCCGCCTGAACGAAGCGCCGGTCGCCGCCGACTGA
- a CDS encoding GNAT family N-acetyltransferase, with amino-acid sequence MTAAASAVTHRTTRQFTEAFAQRLVTHLNHLRQESHPEDPPVQVDNVWGQMQHLPDLLDLQFWTVEDDAGIHAHARTQFMRGPDNQHLAHLDLMVAPDRRGQGLGRQLLGLAAHAMQAEGRSLLLTATNDRVPAGERFARRHGFQAAQSTHTNRLLLRDLPAGLLDRWTTRTEDGYRLEFWQDAVPEADLPAYAALLDVMNSAPTDDLNVEDSHVTPEEVRAMERLSAAGGRTTLTVVARAPDGTLAGMTDLSWRAAQPQIVGQGNTGVLDAHRGRGLGRWLKAANLQRLLTLNPHAREIRTQNADSNGPMLHINTAMGFRPFMASTVWQGDLTATLDHLKEST; translated from the coding sequence ATGACCGCCGCCGCCTCCGCCGTGACCCACCGGACCACCCGGCAGTTCACCGAGGCGTTCGCGCAGCGCCTTGTCACCCACCTGAACCACCTCCGGCAGGAAAGCCACCCGGAGGACCCGCCGGTCCAGGTGGACAATGTGTGGGGGCAGATGCAGCACCTGCCGGACCTGCTGGACCTGCAGTTCTGGACGGTGGAGGACGACGCCGGCATTCACGCCCACGCCCGCACGCAGTTCATGCGCGGCCCGGACAACCAGCACCTCGCGCACCTCGACCTCATGGTCGCCCCGGACCGGCGCGGGCAGGGCCTCGGCCGGCAGCTGCTGGGCCTGGCCGCCCACGCCATGCAGGCCGAGGGCCGGTCCCTGCTGCTCACGGCCACGAACGACCGCGTCCCGGCCGGTGAGCGGTTCGCCCGGCGGCACGGGTTCCAGGCGGCGCAGTCCACCCACACCAACCGGCTGCTGCTCCGTGACCTGCCCGCCGGCCTGCTGGACCGCTGGACGACCCGCACCGAGGACGGCTACCGCCTGGAGTTCTGGCAGGACGCCGTGCCCGAGGCGGACCTGCCCGCCTACGCCGCCCTGCTGGACGTCATGAACAGCGCCCCCACCGACGACCTGAACGTCGAGGACAGCCACGTCACCCCAGAGGAAGTGCGTGCCATGGAACGCCTGTCCGCTGCCGGCGGGCGCACCACCCTGACCGTGGTGGCCCGCGCGCCCGACGGCACCCTCGCCGGAATGACCGACCTGTCCTGGCGCGCCGCGCAGCCGCAGATCGTCGGGCAGGGCAACACCGGCGTGCTGGACGCCCACCGCGGCCGCGGCCTGGGCCGCTGGCTGAAAGCAGCCAACCTGCAGCGCCTCCTGACCCTCAACCCGCATGCCCGGGAGATCCGCACGCAGAACGCCGACAGCAACGGCCCCATGCTGCACATCAACACCGCCATGGGCTTCCGCCCGTTCATGGCCTCCACCGTCTGGCAGGGCGACCTCACCGCCACGCTCGACCACCTGAAGGAATCCACATGA
- a CDS encoding IS630 family transposase, translated as MSRGRHSPVPQPTPDERALLEALVRRRQTPRGLATRARVILLSTDHPEWTLSDIGEKVGLCDDTVSVWRRRFIRAGIDGLSDAPKSGAPRSIQDQQVEQVVRLTLDTLPAHATHWTTRSMARASGLTQSAVHRIWRAFGLRPHLTSSFQLSKDPLLIEKVRDIVGLYLSPPDRALVLCVDEKPQIQALERGGVTFPMQPGQEERTGHTYIRHGTTTLIAALDAKVGAVIGRCYPRHRTVEFLDFLEEIDRRVPSELAVHVILDNYITHKTKAVQGWLIQHPRYTFHFTPTSGSWLNLVESWFALLSRRRLRRGDFHSKDDLEQAIEAFIAQNNEHPQPFVWKRSADDILDSIRRFCLPYLRTTTSRDSSESVH; from the coding sequence ATGTCCCGCGGTCGCCACTCACCGGTTCCTCAACCCACACCTGACGAGCGTGCCCTCCTGGAGGCTCTCGTGCGCCGCCGCCAGACCCCGAGGGGTTTGGCCACCCGCGCCAGGGTGATCCTGCTGAGCACAGATCACCCTGAGTGGACGTTGAGCGACATCGGCGAGAAGGTCGGGCTGTGTGACGACACGGTCAGCGTCTGGCGCCGACGGTTCATTCGGGCGGGCATCGACGGGCTGAGTGACGCGCCGAAGAGCGGGGCACCGCGTTCTATTCAGGATCAGCAGGTGGAACAGGTCGTGCGCCTGACATTGGATACCCTGCCGGCACATGCGACGCACTGGACGACCCGCAGCATGGCCAGGGCCAGCGGACTCACGCAGAGTGCGGTGCACCGCATCTGGCGGGCGTTCGGATTGCGTCCCCACCTGACCTCCAGTTTCCAACTGTCCAAAGACCCGCTGCTGATTGAGAAGGTCCGCGACATCGTGGGCCTGTATCTGTCTCCTCCGGATCGGGCGCTGGTGCTCTGCGTGGATGAAAAGCCGCAGATTCAGGCCCTGGAACGTGGTGGAGTCACGTTCCCCATGCAGCCGGGTCAGGAAGAGCGCACCGGGCATACTTACATCCGGCATGGCACCACCACCTTGATCGCCGCACTGGATGCGAAGGTTGGCGCGGTGATCGGCCGCTGTTATCCCCGGCATCGGACCGTGGAGTTTCTGGACTTCCTTGAGGAGATCGATCGGCGAGTTCCTTCGGAACTCGCGGTGCACGTGATTCTCGACAACTACATCACCCATAAGACGAAAGCGGTCCAGGGCTGGCTGATTCAGCATCCGCGGTACACCTTTCACTTCACGCCGACGAGCGGGTCCTGGCTGAACCTGGTGGAATCGTGGTTTGCGCTGCTCAGTCGCCGGCGGCTGCGTCGCGGAGATTTTCATTCGAAGGATGACCTCGAACAGGCCATTGAGGCGTTCATCGCTCAAAACAACGAACATCCGCAGCCGTTCGTGTGGAAGCGGTCTGCAGACGACATCCTGGACAGCATTCGTCGGTTCTGCCTCCCGTATCTCAGGACGACAACTTCCCGAGATTCTTCTGAATCAGTCCACTAG
- a CDS encoding dihydrofolate reductase family protein translates to MRKLIVTEFLSLDGVMEEPGAWTRQYSPEDRSFKREELFETDALVLGRVTFEDFLGYWPGQEGKGEFADRMNSLPKHVTSRTLVPGTLGWNAEVLPGNLEEAVSQLKGQGEGSLLVYGSATLAQWLLRHGLVDELRLMVFPVVLGRGKRLFGEGDRVPLKLAASRDLGDGVLLLTYEPDSTR, encoded by the coding sequence GTGCGCAAACTCATCGTGACGGAATTTCTGTCCCTGGACGGCGTGATGGAGGAGCCTGGGGCCTGGACACGGCAGTATTCGCCGGAGGACAGGTCCTTCAAGCGGGAGGAACTGTTCGAGACTGACGCTCTGGTGTTGGGCCGCGTGACGTTCGAGGACTTTCTGGGGTACTGGCCGGGCCAGGAGGGCAAAGGTGAATTCGCGGACCGGATGAACTCTCTGCCCAAACACGTTACCTCAAGGACGTTGGTGCCCGGCACCCTTGGGTGGAATGCCGAGGTCCTGCCGGGGAACCTGGAGGAGGCCGTCTCTCAGCTGAAAGGTCAGGGGGAGGGGAGCCTGCTCGTGTACGGCAGCGCCACACTGGCGCAGTGGCTGTTGCGGCATGGTCTGGTGGACGAGTTGCGATTGATGGTGTTTCCGGTGGTGCTCGGACGCGGAAAACGGCTGTTCGGGGAAGGGGACCGGGTTCCCCTGAAACTCGCGGCGTCCCGGGACCTGGGCGACGGCGTGCTGCTGCTGACGTACGAACCGGACTCCACGCGGTAA
- the uvrC gene encoding excinuclease ABC subunit UvrC: MLFEDLPVLPVTPGVYIFRRGGVPIYIGKANNIRSRVGQHFKAGGKSGKFTKLAESLEFITARNEVEALILEANLIKQHRPHYNVLLKDDKHYPFLKLTNEAYPMLVVTRRVIKDGANYYGPYPDAGAVRRVKHLIDTMFPLRKNSGLPLQKKARPCLNFHMGRCLGPCVDRADLAEYTRVVEDVKNLLEGRAAPVIARLKDDMKVAAQNRDFEQAARLRDRVQAVEKLFGTEQHAFVSDETDLDFLGAAQAGEFAMVQLFRMRGGRVVGRDKRFLTGAEDSSLGEIVEAFVQDYYTQATHVPPLILLPAEFEDAPLWSEFLSEKAGRKVSMRTPKRGDKVDLVDMAQRNANTGLESEMALLERRGDHPGLDALREVLALPDRPWRIEGYDNSNLFGTNIVSGMVVFEGGRARRGEHRRFKVRGLDHPDDYTSMKQTISRRFTGSLADKLPLPDLMLIDGGRGQVNAALDALREANVRVPVVGLAKREERLILPARFGAQWWLESGTEIGVNRELLLPHTHPALRVLIGVRDEVHNYAVTYHRKLRGQDMLKSVFDDLPGIGQKRKDALLEHFTSLEDLAAAPVEQIAAVPGMTTRAAQSVKDFLQQREANAAPITN; the protein is encoded by the coding sequence ATGCTCTTCGAAGACCTGCCCGTCCTGCCCGTCACCCCCGGCGTGTACATCTTCCGGCGGGGCGGCGTGCCGATCTACATCGGGAAGGCGAACAACATCCGCTCCCGCGTGGGCCAGCACTTCAAGGCCGGCGGCAAGAGCGGCAAGTTCACCAAACTCGCCGAGAGCCTCGAATTCATCACCGCCCGCAACGAGGTCGAGGCCCTCATCCTCGAGGCGAACCTCATCAAGCAGCACCGCCCGCACTACAACGTGCTGCTCAAGGACGACAAGCACTACCCGTTCCTGAAACTCACGAACGAGGCCTACCCCATGCTGGTCGTCACCCGCCGCGTCATCAAGGACGGCGCGAACTACTACGGCCCCTACCCGGACGCCGGGGCAGTGCGGCGCGTGAAGCACCTGATCGACACCATGTTCCCCCTGCGGAAGAACTCCGGGCTGCCCCTGCAGAAAAAAGCCCGGCCGTGCCTGAACTTCCACATGGGCCGCTGCCTGGGGCCGTGCGTGGACCGCGCCGACCTGGCCGAGTACACGCGCGTGGTCGAGGACGTGAAGAACCTGCTGGAGGGCCGCGCGGCGCCCGTGATCGCCCGGCTGAAGGACGACATGAAGGTCGCCGCGCAGAACCGCGACTTCGAGCAGGCGGCCCGCCTGCGGGACCGCGTGCAGGCCGTGGAGAAACTGTTCGGCACGGAGCAGCACGCCTTCGTGAGTGACGAGACGGACCTGGACTTCCTCGGCGCGGCGCAGGCCGGGGAGTTCGCCATGGTGCAGCTGTTCCGCATGCGCGGCGGGCGCGTCGTGGGCCGCGACAAGCGCTTCCTGACCGGCGCGGAGGACAGCAGCCTGGGGGAAATCGTGGAGGCGTTCGTGCAGGACTACTACACGCAGGCCACGCACGTCCCGCCGCTGATCCTGCTGCCGGCCGAGTTCGAGGACGCGCCGCTGTGGAGCGAGTTCCTGAGCGAGAAGGCCGGGCGGAAGGTCAGCATGCGCACGCCCAAACGCGGCGACAAGGTGGACCTGGTGGACATGGCGCAGCGCAACGCGAATACGGGCCTGGAGTCCGAGATGGCGCTGCTGGAACGCCGCGGGGACCACCCGGGCCTGGACGCGCTGCGGGAGGTGCTGGCCCTCCCGGACCGCCCGTGGCGGATCGAGGGGTACGACAACAGCAACCTGTTCGGCACGAACATCGTGTCCGGCATGGTGGTCTTCGAGGGCGGACGCGCCCGGCGCGGCGAGCACCGGCGCTTCAAGGTGCGCGGCCTGGACCACCCGGACGACTACACCAGCATGAAACAGACCATCTCGCGCCGCTTTACCGGCAGCCTGGCCGACAAGCTGCCCCTCCCGGACCTCATGCTGATCGACGGGGGGCGCGGGCAGGTGAACGCCGCGCTGGACGCCCTGCGGGAGGCGAACGTGCGCGTGCCGGTGGTGGGGCTCGCCAAGCGGGAGGAACGCCTGATCCTGCCGGCGCGGTTCGGGGCGCAGTGGTGGCTGGAGAGCGGCACGGAGATCGGCGTGAACCGCGAGTTGCTGCTGCCGCACACGCACCCGGCGCTGCGGGTCCTGATCGGCGTGCGGGACGAGGTGCACAACTACGCCGTGACGTACCACCGCAAGCTCCGCGGTCAGGACATGCTGAAAAGCGTGTTCGACGACCTGCCCGGCATCGGGCAGAAACGCAAGGACGCGCTGCTGGAACACTTCACCAGCCTGGAGGACCTCGCGGCGGCGCCGGTCGAGCAGATCGCGGCGGTGCCCGGCATGACCACCCGCGCCGCGCAGAGCGTGAAGGACTTCCTGCAGCAGCGGGAAGCGAACGCCGCACCCATCACGAACTAG
- the gap gene encoding type I glyceraldehyde-3-phosphate dehydrogenase: MKVGINGFGRIGRLVFRILEARGIEVVAINDLTDNKTLAHLLKYDSTAGRFNGTVEHDEDSLTVNGKKIHALAERDPANIKWGEMGADIVIESTGIFTDREGASKHLAGGAKKVLITAPAKNEDFSIVLGVNEEGYDPANHHIISNASCTTNSLGVPMKLIDEAFGIEKAIMTTVHSYTNDQRVLDLPHKDLRRARAAGVNIIPTSTGAAKAVSQVYPNLKGKFDGTSLRVPTPTGSISDVVVILKKDVTVEEVNSVFREAANGKYKGILAYTEDPIVLTDIQGDPHSAIIDGGLTMAMGNLVKFFSWYDNEWGYSNRIADLVELVQQKG, from the coding sequence ATGAAAGTAGGTATTAACGGTTTCGGACGCATCGGCCGCCTCGTGTTCCGCATTCTGGAAGCGCGCGGTATCGAAGTCGTCGCCATCAACGACCTGACCGACAACAAGACCCTCGCCCACCTCCTCAAGTACGACAGCACCGCCGGACGCTTCAACGGCACCGTCGAACACGACGAGGACAGCCTCACCGTCAACGGCAAGAAGATCCACGCCCTGGCCGAACGCGACCCCGCCAACATCAAGTGGGGCGAGATGGGCGCCGACATCGTCATCGAATCCACCGGCATCTTCACCGACCGCGAAGGCGCCAGCAAGCACCTCGCCGGCGGCGCGAAGAAGGTCCTGATCACCGCCCCCGCCAAGAACGAGGACTTCAGCATCGTGCTCGGCGTGAACGAGGAAGGCTACGACCCCGCCAACCACCACATCATCAGCAACGCCAGCTGCACCACCAACAGCCTCGGCGTGCCCATGAAACTGATCGACGAGGCCTTCGGCATCGAGAAGGCCATCATGACCACCGTGCACAGCTACACCAACGACCAGCGCGTCCTGGACCTGCCGCACAAGGACCTGCGCCGCGCCCGCGCCGCCGGCGTGAACATCATCCCCACCAGCACCGGCGCCGCCAAGGCCGTCTCCCAGGTGTACCCGAACCTCAAGGGCAAGTTCGACGGCACCAGCCTGCGCGTGCCCACGCCCACCGGCAGCATCAGCGACGTCGTCGTCATCCTGAAAAAGGACGTCACCGTCGAGGAAGTCAACAGCGTCTTCCGTGAAGCCGCGAACGGCAAGTACAAGGGCATCCTCGCCTACACCGAAGACCCCATCGTCCTCACCGACATCCAGGGCGACCCGCACAGCGCCATCATCGACGGCGGCCTGACCATGGCCATGGGCAACCTTGTGAAGTTCTTCAGCTGGTACGACAACGAGTGGGGCTACAGCAACCGCATCGCCGACCTCGTGGAACTCGTTCAGCAGAAAGGCTGA
- the tpiA gene encoding triose-phosphate isomerase: MTILLALNWKMNKTPTEARAWAEDLKDKYAPVDGVELAVMAPALDLPTLAANLPAGVGYGGQDVSAQESGAYTGETSAAMLKDVGCTYAVVGHSERRDYHGETDETVAAKARQAQAHGLTPIVCVGEKLDIREKGEHVAFTLRQLAGSLSGVDAEVVVAYEPVWAIGTGKTATADDAEELAAAIRDALRGQYGAKADGIRVLYGGSVKPDNIAEICAKPNVNGALVGGASLKVADVLGMQGALQ, from the coding sequence ATGACCATCCTGCTTGCCCTGAACTGGAAGATGAACAAGACCCCCACCGAGGCGCGCGCCTGGGCGGAGGACCTCAAAGACAAGTACGCCCCAGTGGACGGCGTGGAACTCGCCGTCATGGCCCCCGCCCTCGACCTCCCCACCCTGGCCGCCAACCTGCCCGCAGGCGTGGGCTACGGCGGTCAGGACGTCTCCGCGCAGGAATCTGGCGCGTACACCGGCGAGACCAGCGCCGCCATGCTCAAGGACGTGGGCTGCACCTACGCCGTCGTCGGGCACAGCGAACGCCGCGACTACCACGGCGAAACCGACGAGACCGTCGCCGCCAAGGCCCGCCAGGCGCAGGCGCACGGCCTGACCCCCATCGTCTGCGTGGGCGAGAAGCTCGACATCCGGGAGAAAGGCGAGCACGTGGCCTTCACCCTCCGGCAGCTCGCCGGCAGCCTCAGCGGCGTGGACGCCGAAGTGGTCGTCGCGTACGAACCCGTCTGGGCCATCGGCACCGGCAAGACCGCCACCGCTGACGACGCCGAGGAACTCGCCGCCGCCATCCGTGACGCCCTGCGCGGTCAGTACGGCGCGAAAGCCGACGGCATCCGCGTCCTGTACGGCGGCAGCGTCAAACCGGATAACATCGCCGAGATCTGCGCCAAACCCAACGTGAACGGCGCCCTGGTCGGCGGCGCCAGCCTGAAGGTCGCGGACGTGCTCGGCATGCAGGGCGCCCTCCAGTAA
- a CDS encoding phosphatase PAP2 family protein yields MFTGRRREDLQARWQPLVRKYWKTVAWIGLGVLLPLVLVANVTEEVFRDGGFVWDQAILDFYRENRTPALTAFARALGVIGGVTVLPIITLALALGLAWKRLPGKAWYLALSVAGGTLLNVLAKVAFQRPRPDGLGAVLVEPGFSFPSGHTMANSAFAVALILICWPTRARWAVLGLAGAWMLLIAASRNYLGVHYPTDVLVGMLASTAWAAGLYRAMRRVWVRPREAARQAEREQAQEDAGNGDGDRLKVP; encoded by the coding sequence ATGTTCACGGGGAGGCGCAGGGAGGACCTGCAGGCGCGGTGGCAGCCGCTGGTCCGCAAGTACTGGAAGACGGTCGCGTGGATCGGCCTGGGCGTGCTGCTGCCGCTGGTGCTCGTGGCGAACGTCACGGAGGAGGTGTTCCGGGACGGCGGCTTCGTGTGGGACCAGGCGATCCTGGACTTCTACCGCGAGAACCGCACGCCGGCCCTGACGGCCTTTGCCCGGGCGCTGGGGGTGATCGGCGGGGTGACGGTCCTGCCGATCATCACGCTGGCGCTGGCCCTCGGGCTGGCCTGGAAGCGCCTGCCCGGGAAGGCGTGGTACCTGGCGCTCAGCGTGGCCGGCGGCACGCTGCTGAACGTCCTGGCGAAAGTCGCCTTCCAGCGGCCCCGCCCGGACGGGCTGGGTGCCGTGCTGGTCGAGCCGGGGTTCAGTTTCCCGAGTGGGCACACCATGGCGAACTCGGCGTTTGCGGTGGCGCTGATCCTGATTTGCTGGCCCACCCGGGCGCGCTGGGCGGTCCTGGGACTGGCCGGCGCGTGGATGCTCCTGATTGCCGCGAGCCGCAACTACCTGGGCGTGCACTACCCCACGGACGTGCTGGTGGGCATGCTGGCCAGCACCGCCTGGGCGGCCGGGCTGTACCGCGCCATGCGCCGCGTGTGGGTGCGCCCGCGCGAGGCGGCCCGGCAGGCTGAACGGGAACAGGCGCAGGAGGATGCCGGGAATGGTGACGGGGACCGCCTGAAGGTGCCCTAG
- a CDS encoding phosphoglycerate kinase: MQNLNSLDVKGKRVLVRVDYNVPVKDGQVQDATRITASLPTIQALLDGGAAVVLMSHFGRPKNGPEDKYSLKPVAEAASGALGRDVKFIPGLPGSDETLAAVQALQPGDVALLENVRFEAGEEKNDAGLNEKLAKLGDAFVLDAFGSAHRAHSSVSGVASLLPHAAGTLLQTEVDALSRLTTNTEHPYVVIIGGAKVSDKIKVIENLLPKVDRMLIGGGMMFTFIKARGGKIGNSLVEDDQVEYARGLLDQYGDKLMLPTDAVAADRFDAAAQSQVVPADQIPDGWMGLDIGPDTRQAYAEALKGAKTVFWNGPMGVFEFEQFAAGTNAVAAAVGSLKNQAYTVVGGGDSVSAINKSGKADQIDHISTGGGASLELLEGKDLPGVVAMK, translated from the coding sequence ATGCAGAACCTCAACAGCCTGGATGTGAAAGGCAAACGCGTGCTGGTGCGCGTCGATTACAACGTTCCCGTCAAGGACGGCCAGGTGCAGGACGCCACGCGCATCACCGCCAGCCTCCCCACCATTCAGGCCCTGCTGGACGGCGGCGCCGCCGTGGTCCTGATGAGCCACTTCGGCCGGCCGAAAAACGGCCCCGAGGACAAGTACAGTCTGAAACCCGTCGCCGAGGCCGCCTCCGGCGCGCTGGGCCGCGACGTGAAGTTCATCCCCGGCCTGCCCGGCAGTGACGAGACCCTCGCCGCCGTGCAGGCCCTGCAGCCGGGCGACGTGGCTCTGCTGGAAAACGTGCGCTTCGAGGCGGGCGAGGAGAAGAACGACGCTGGCCTGAACGAGAAGCTCGCGAAACTCGGGGACGCCTTCGTGCTGGACGCCTTCGGGTCCGCGCACCGCGCGCACTCCTCCGTGAGCGGCGTGGCCTCCCTGCTCCCCCACGCCGCCGGCACGCTCCTCCAGACCGAGGTGGACGCCCTGTCCCGCCTCACCACGAACACCGAACACCCCTACGTCGTGATCATCGGCGGCGCCAAGGTCAGCGACAAGATCAAGGTCATCGAGAACCTCCTGCCGAAAGTGGACCGCATGCTGATCGGCGGCGGCATGATGTTCACGTTCATCAAGGCCCGCGGCGGGAAGATCGGCAACAGCCTCGTCGAGGACGACCAGGTCGAGTACGCCAGAGGCCTCCTCGACCAGTACGGCGACAAGCTCATGCTCCCCACCGACGCCGTCGCCGCCGACCGGTTCGACGCCGCCGCCCAGAGCCAGGTCGTGCCCGCCGACCAGATCCCCGACGGCTGGATGGGCCTGGACATCGGCCCCGACACCCGGCAGGCCTACGCCGAAGCCCTGAAAGGCGCCAAAACCGTGTTCTGGAACGGCCCGATGGGCGTGTTCGAGTTCGAGCAGTTCGCCGCCGGCACGAACGCCGTCGCGGCCGCCGTCGGCAGCCTGAAAAACCAGGCGTACACCGTGGTCGGCGGTGGAGACTCCGTCAGCGCCATCAACAAGAGCGGCAAGGCCGACCAGATCGACCACATCAGCACCGGCGGCGGCGCCAGCCTGGAACTGCTGGAAGGCAAGGACCTGCCCGGCGTCGTGGCGATGAAATGA